In Rutidosis leptorrhynchoides isolate AG116_Rl617_1_P2 chromosome 2, CSIRO_AGI_Rlap_v1, whole genome shotgun sequence, one genomic interval encodes:
- the LOC139887907 gene encoding uncharacterized protein: MAWLKWDKVLASFDKGGLNIGSLKAFNLALIYKWRWRYLTKPNDMWVSIIKSIHGNCFETTRCSSSTVWSNIVSSCLSCTSEGYIPSDLFRMSIGDDCPVLHDKPDSWLCSISNDGAYTVKESRVYMDRHILHGSDIGTSWFKFVPHKVNVFIWRLRLECLPVRWNLSAKGLDIVSIVCPSCNNGVETCKHVFFDCNLAREVWLKVRIWLNCGLPFFDSWDSFLSWLEGVRLQVTSKNKIIAVVVTCLWVMWRFRNGLVFNDSFCSRSNLFDVTPSIP, from the exons ATGGCTTGGTTAAAATGGGACAAAGTTCTTGCTTCATTTGATAAAGGAGGTCTTAATATTGGAAGTCTTAAAGCCTTTAATTTAGCTCTCATTTATAAATGGAGATGGAGGTATTTAACGAAACCGAACGATATGTGGGTGTCTATCATTAAGTCTATTCATGGTAATTGTTTCGAGACCACTAGATGTTCTTCTTCGACTGTCTGGTCGAATATTGTTTCTTCTTGCTTGTCGTGTACCTCAGAAGGGTACATTCCTTCTGATTTATTCCGTATGTCTATTGGTGATG ACTGCCCGGTTCTCCATGATAAGCCAGATTCATGGCTATGTTCGATATCTAATGATGGGGCATATACTGTGAAAGAGTCCCGGGTTTATATGGATCGGCACATTCTTCATGGTTCGGATATTGGTACTTCTTGGTTTAAGTTCGTGCCTCATAAAGTCAACGTGTTTATTTGGCGTCTTCGTCTCGAGTGTCTTCCCGTTCGTTGGAATCTTTCCGCTAAAGGGTTAGATATTGTTTCCATCGTTTGTCCGTCTTGCAACAATGGAGTAGAGACATGCAAACACGTGTTTTTCGATTGTAATCTTGCTCGTGAGGTATGGCTTAAGGTTCGCATTTGGCTTAATTGTGGTTTGCCTTTTTTTGACTCGTGGGATTCTTTTTTATCATGGTTGGAAGGCGTTCGATTACAAGTGACTTCAAAGAATAAGATTATTGCGGTGGTGGTTACGTGCTTATGGGTTATGTGGCGTTTTCGTAACGGTCTTGTGTTTAATGATTCTTTTTGTAGTAGAAGTAACTTATTTGATGTTACTCCCTCCATCCCATAA